A window of the Desulfobacula toluolica Tol2 genome harbors these coding sequences:
- the yajC gene encoding preprotein translocase subunit YajC, giving the protein MISTAYAMGQAGGQAGGQAGGIAGFLPIIILFAIFYFLLIRPQQKKAKEHKEMISNLKKGIRIVTSGGIYGTIQSLDDTTIGLEIAEKVKIKISRGNVAAVISDTDAVRKDDKKKK; this is encoded by the coding sequence TTGATTAGTACAGCATATGCAATGGGACAGGCAGGCGGGCAAGCGGGTGGACAGGCAGGTGGAATAGCAGGCTTTTTACCCATTATTATTTTATTTGCAATTTTTTATTTTCTTTTGATTCGGCCACAGCAGAAAAAAGCCAAAGAACATAAGGAAATGATATCCAATTTAAAAAAAGGCATTCGGATTGTAACATCCGGCGGCATCTATGGAACTATCCAAAGCTTGGATGATACAACCATTGGTCTTGAAATCGCTGAAAAGGTAAAAATTAAAATTTCCCGTGGAAATGTTGCAGCGGTAATTTCTGATACAGATGCTGTCCGTAAAGATGATAAAAAGAAAAAATAA